In the Fundulus heteroclitus isolate FHET01 chromosome 23, MU-UCD_Fhet_4.1, whole genome shotgun sequence genome, ACTAAGCAAGATAAAACATCTGATGGCGGCGGTGAGAAATGTAAAAGGCAGCAAACGGACACCAAGTGATGCTACAAAGTGACAAAAGGGGAGATTCTAGTAAAAATAACTAAAGCGCTTCTGCTCCTTCGCACAGAATAATTAGGTCAGCACAGTAGCGGCGCTATCAGTCGACTATAAAGTTCATAATCAGCCATCGGGTTGTAAATTCGCAGCAGGAGGGTTAAAGTTGAGTGTTGCGCAGGCAGCAGGTTTTATTAACTTTGTAATTATTTATCCGAAGCGTCACCTTTGTTATAGTTTTCTGTATTCTGCGGCTTAATGCTGGGTTTGACGGCTCCTCTGATCCCCTCAGGTCATCGGGATCTTCCTGGCCTGCTGCTTGTCTCGCTACATAACCAACAACCAGTACGAGATGGTCTAACGCTCCCCCTCCACAGGTAAGGCTCGGACTGGCTTCAGCCTGCGCTCCACCACTTTaccctcgttttttttttttaagcattcattttatttcacctttttgtCCTCTTTGTTTTGCAGGTGGCTGTGGGTCAGGTCCAAACCGAGCTCAGATTTTAATGTTATGTGTGTGTTGGTGTCATTTTAGGGAGCAAAATCGACAGGTTTTGCTTTTACCGTCTCACTGGGCAGAAAGTGAACGCGTTAAAGGGGCGACATCTGCGGTGCTGTTTGACCAAAACCAAAAGGGACCTAAACATATTAAAGATTTGTTACTCattggtttaaataaaaaaaaaaaaaaagggagtttCTTTAAGTTTAGCTGTTATTATGTAGTTAGGTTTTCCTTTAAGTTGTCCATATTTGTGTTTCCAGTCCTGCAGCTGCCTTATCTGTCGTTAATAAGCTTGATGTAGCACCACTTGTGTCTTTACATGTGAAAgtgaccgggggggggggggggggcagagagcTGGATGATGTCACTGCTCTGTGATGATGTTACGTAAACCAGCCTTAAACGGTCTGTGGGCCAGTACCGTTGAAAGCCAATTATGTGCCGACTCCAGCGTCTCAGACCACTCCGTTTTACTGCCTTCAGTGTTCGTGTCTTTCTTTGGATGCAtgtggaagaaataaaaataataaaaaataaaaataaagatgaacTCTTGTATCTTTGACGGCGTCTGGTCTCAGAATGTGTCTGTTTCACAGTTTGCTCCTGGAAAaaaggagacaaaggaaaaacagTCAGAGCCTCGTTCATCAAAAATACCAACTGAACAACTTAGTTTCTCTACTGTaaagtttaatgtttattaGAGTTGGCTTAataactgcatttaaaatataacattgtTGTATAAGATGGCTGATAAGGgcttggctttaaaaaacgcaaCTAAGAAATTAGTCTTTTGAAGGATTTCAtgcaaaatgtgatttttttttttttttttttttttttttttttttttttcaggtctcCAGAGGTAATGAAAAAGAAGAATATTTTATCCACTTTCTGAtagatttaaaaagttaaactgaatgtttctggttaaattagtttttacactgcaaaaactgaactaaaataagtaatactctcttaaaataagtgtatttgtccttgatctgagcaggtaaataagatctgccaatggaataagatttctgcacttaaaaagggaacaactcctctccatcttatttcaagtgcaggatgtctaagtatcttattttaggggtcaaaatactcatcccattggcagaaaatattatttacctgctcaaatcaaggatttgATTCTACTTATGTtaagatccgtttttgcagtgcactgattttatttttaaacagccctTATTTGGTATCCTCACACCACAGCTTGAGTTTAGCGTTTTATCAGTATTTGGAGCTTCTGTAGGAATGCAGGATAAATATAggctcaaaaataaataaacaggcattttaattctgctttttCTCGTTTTCCAGTTGAACCTATGGCTCCTCAGTTGAGCATCTTCAATAGAGGTTCATTTGAAGAGAAGGATTTTCAGCTGCTTAATAAAAAGCTTTCCCACACGGCAGCATAAAACtcctttaaacatctttttttgaGAAGAggcaaacatttctttaaataatcaaactgggttcagaaataaaaaagctgCCCTTTTACCACCCAGACCAATTAGAAGCTGCGGCCATTAATAAACAGGCAAGGTTTTATGCACAAAAATGCCCAGAgtgcttgtttttaaaagataagGTGTCAAAGGCTTGTTTTATAAATACTAAATTATCTGTTAAAGCAAATCCTGGGAAAAAATGTTCATGAACGAAAACAAGCTGTTACAATTTCACACGTTTACAGCAAGAGTCATTGACAAAATGATACTCAACCAACAAATTCAGATAATTGTAAATATGTATGTGAAAgtagaaatttttatttttttaaatctcggttttccttaaatgtttaatgtttatcCAAAGGTTAGACAGACACAATCTGACAATGAACAGCCTTCGCATCCTCTCCCCCACAAAATGATAATTACCACTActataaaatatatacatgtgtttaaatgcattaataaataagagaaaataaataaaggaagtCACAGCCATACAGGAGTGTTACAGTAATGATGCATCAGAAACATGATGTACCAGATTCCATGTTGAAAATACTGCCAGCTCAGAAAACCCTCTGCAGCCGTCAGATGGTGAGAAAATATGACTCCTGGGAACATTTGATCCAGATTTTATCCGGAAAAAACTTTTTGACGGGATTCATGACCTTTTTCCCATGGAATGAGGGAGAAGCCCCCAGCCTGTTTTTCCTGTCCTGTCTAAGCGTCTCGGTACCTTGGAGATTTCCCTCTGCCTTCATGTTGGCATAATAAACAGGAGCAGAACCGTCAGGGTGGGTGTGCATTGGCAGAAATGTGTGAAACTGTAGTGTTGCATAATTAAGTGTGTTATGCTGTGTGAAAGCAGAATTGTTAAAACGTTAAacgttgccttgcagcaagaaggtcctggatttGAATCCCGGCCTCGGGTCTTTCTGcatagtttgcatgttctccctgtgtaagcgtgggttctctctgggtactctgccttcctccctcagtccacaAGCAAGACCGTTAATTGGTTaattggttaattggtctctgGATTACccttagatgtgtgtgtgttagtcctgtgtgtctctgtgttggacTGGCGACCCCGCCTCTCatccaatgaccactggagatggACATCAGCCCCTCGTGACGTGGCAAGGATAGATGATGAGTGGATTTATATTCCAGTGTAtcgcttttaatgtttttgtcaaatatatatatatatatatatatatatatatatatatatatatatatatatatataccgttcacactgaggctggttctgctggaggtttttcattCTCGTTAAAGgtgggttttcctctccactgtcgcttcatgcttgctcattatgagggattgctgcaaagccatcaacaatgcagtcgactctccctgtggctctacgttctttcaggaggagtgaatgctgcttagtcaagacttgatgcaatctgcaggGTTTCCTTAAAGAGGAAACCTTtcgaccaatctgtctgtataatctgatttaatttgactttgtaaagtgctttgagatgacatgtatcatgaattggtgccatttaaataaaattgagttgaaTGAATATATGTTATGTATTctgacaacattttaattttgtttttttatacacaaaataaggGAACCTGCCAACCTGTGTTTCCTAGTCTGTTAACTATAAGCTAAACGCTTTAGAGATGCTTGAATGCTGGCAAAGCAAACTTAGTCATAGATTCATGTAGCTGAACGTGCAGAAACTCAAGAGTTTGAGGCTAtttgcaagaagaaaaaaaaactgcctgaaGGCCCAAGCACTATTGTGCAGATAAAGTTGCCTTATTTAACTGTGTTTaagctgacttttattaaagaaaacatattcaGCTTCTTCTAAGTGTATTTGAATATCactaaaaatcaaaacacacaaacattctGTCTCAGAAAATAATTACATAGTAGCGTTAAaactccactcttcctccagattcTGGCACCTTAGTTTTCACAGGAAATTCAAAATGTTACTTTCACCTGAAAGAccaggcgtgtccaaagtgcggcccgggggccttTTGTGGCCCTTGGGTTGACTGTGTgtgccgccccccccccccccaactacATTTCATTAAAGACCAGCACAATGGCTGATGCAGattgaaactttttattttcaactagggaaaaattattaaagaagGTTAAGATCATACAAgtgaaaatgttaggtacaactcaaggtattcatcttttaataaccagacttcttacattttctttaatgtcATAGTAAATAGGACTACATCTCGCCGGGATCTTTAAATCAAATGTAGAACGTGGTGCGCTAAAATCCGTCTTGAATTGATTTGttaaaattaactaaatacAGCAAGTCTTTTCAAAAGGAATTCTGACCCAAGTCCTGTTCTTAtcttgctagaccaaaaagaatGCTGTTAGTTTTCAACTGAgcctaaaaaaaatgcaaactggGTGAATATCTTTTAATACAGCAAATGAACAAACCTGTTTTAAACTTTAGAACTACAGTGATTTACACGTCCCTTTTACTACAGAAAATCggactaatttgtttaatttaaatgatcATGTATTGTACAGTaggtaagaaaaaagaaaccacaatatatacatttctttgttatttttaaattttgttcgTTTTTTGGCTTTTGAGTATTTCTGACCTGATAATGTCGGCCCTCAagccgaaaagtttggacacccctggatTAAACTCACCTGAGTTGTGCCTGCTGGCAAATCTGACCAGTTTCAGTCTCAAACCTTCAGGTAAGACCAACATTTCCCTCAGCTGATtgggtttatatatatatatatatatatatatatatatatatatatatatatatatatatatatatatatatatatatatatatatatatatatgatgtctAACCTGTTAATGGGTGACATTTAATGACCCTATAAGCGCAGTTCATGTGAGGTGAAGTGGTGACActcagccagcagggggcagcgtTGCGCAACGACGCGGATGCGGAGAGAAGAAAATGggtgaaaaccagaaaaacaatGCCGAGCCTGAATTAAACGGATTAATCCCAAAACTCTCAGGGTTTCCCGGTGGCCTAGCCGGGCAGACCGGTATTATTCCGGCTGCCCTCAGGCTGAAACGGCCTGGCAGCGCAGAGACGTATCCAGGCTGCAGGAAACGGCAGCCAAGCCCTGAGCAAACACGCCTGACTGACGGCTCTAATCGcctctctgattggtcagccGCGGATCAGAAGCTGCGGGGCTCCGCCCACATTCCTCCTGCGCTCCAATGGCCTCCGCGGGGAAGTGAAACGGGGCGgacttttgatttgttttatttttttcagccgGTGTTCCGGGTATAAAACCGGGGCTAAAGCGTCCAGACAGCCGAGGAAACCTTCATCTTTCCTTCCCGGCGGTGTTTGTCCGGTTCCTGGCGAGACTTGCTACCAAAACGGCCATCAAAGATCATTCTCAGGGTTTCTGCAGCTTCAGGTCAGTCTGCTTCCTCTTTATTCCCGGCTTAACAGCCTTATTATTTATGGGGGAAATGAGTCAAGGTCATGAGGGAGTTTTACAGGAATattcaatgatttttttaaaaaagatatgGGGATGAGTCTTTTTATTTCCcgagtataaagcttgatgttATCTAAGCTGTGTTTTTGTATGTGAAGTTTTTGCTCAGGTCTCCACTGCTGTACATGTCCTGATTGTAATCACGCCTTTTCTCTCTGCAGGTCAGTCCCTATTAAACCACTCTGCAGCTAAAGCCTTACTTACCTAAAGCCCTCATTATGATGCAAATCAGCAACGACCCGGCCAGCAACAAGCACTCCCTCCTCAACGTCATGCACCGCTTCATCGCAGCCGCCAACAACATGGACGAGACCATCATGGTGCCCAGCCTGCTCCGAGACGTCCCGCTGGAGGAGCaggccaacaacaacaacaacgacgACGAGGAGGAGGCCCAGGTCGCCAGCAACAAGCAGAGGGACATGTACGAGCACTACCTGCTCCTCAAGTCCATCAAGAACGACATGGAGTGGGGCCTGCTGAAGCGGGAGATGAGCAGCGGGGCCAGCTTCCTGGAGATCGCCgtgaagcaggaggagcagcagcagcccccGGTGAAGGGGGAGCTGCCCGTGGAGGACAACGCGGACCTGGAGCATCAGTTTCATTATCACCTCAGGGGACTGTTTGGCGTGCTGTCCAAGCTCACGCTGCAGGCCGACCACCTCACCAACAGATACAAGAGAGAGATCGGAGGTGGAAACTTCATGAGATAGAAGTGTCTccatctctttctctctctctcttgcacTGGACTGCTTCAACcttaccccctttttttttattttgtaaaagatCTGATCTGACCAGGGCACTCTCTGTTGCACTCCACCTTCCTTTCACCTGAAGTCGGTGATGCCGGCACAGAGGCGGCCTGCTTGTTCAGAGGCCGGCTCTGTGCTCGGCAGAGGTCTTCTCACTTGTCTCCCCCCCCAGCCAGATGACGCACAGCTCTTATTTCTACAGAACCTTACCCTCTCCATGTTTTCaggttcagacatgtttgtgaaTAAAAAGGTTCCTGCTTGCAGGAGACGTTGAATGCTGGTTGTTCTTCCCCTaccctttttatttctcaatCTTTAAAGCTGAGCTGAAGGGCTCTTAACTGTACAAAGTTTTAATTCCTTTCCCACTTGTTGCCTTGGCTTCATACTTTTTTCTACACGTGCCCCGATCAGATCATTGTGACAGTTTTAACAGCTCAATGTTTGTCCTTGTATTTCAAAACCAGTTTTATATTGATGCATAAAATGCATTACAGCTGAATAAATGGTAATGTTTACAATGGTTTCCTTTTCCTTATTGCTGTCTTTTAGTGGGATTTTTACAAGCAAGGGAGACTTTTCCTTCCAAGGACAACGTTCAGTACAGACATCGTTTTAATGAGTGTAATTTCTATTTTAGTTACCATTTTGGTTAAGTAAAAGATTTAAATTTCtttgtggaaaaactgacaATGTAGTGCAAGTATGATGGAAGTTGGAGAGCATTGATTGCAAAGTAGCTTAGGAGTTTAAAGTTTTCAAGCAGTGACATTTATGCCCTCTCATCCAGCAGGTGGGTTAGCATGgaaggcagccatgttggatttttgAGGGTTGTAGCTGGTGAGGAATGCAGCCTTTCCTGCTTGTGAGTCTTCTAGGGATCTTTTTAGTTTCCCAAAAGATTTGACTTAAAATTAGTCTTGTCTGACTTTGTGTCCTCCAGcaaagatggattttttttttttttttttttttttgccaaaatatCTTTTTCAACCTCTACCTTTTTATGGCTCCTCCAAAAAGCTCACTTAAGGGTCAAATGCTGCAAAAAGAGATGTCTTTATGCAAATTTATCTTTCTGTCTCTGAACATTGACTGATGCAACTTAAAGGTGAGCTTGTCTGCTCCAAAATGCACTGAAGCTTCATCTTCCCATAATAAAACTCAAACCTTTAGGGGGAACATAAGCAACTAGTTTTCTGTGAATATGGCTGCTTTATTCACTCATAGGCTTTATGAAACGCAAAGTACAAACTTCCTGATGCCAGCTGAATCCTGCGGCCATTCCAAAGTCCACTAATCACCTCGGACCCTGGGAATGGGAGCCCTGAATATCTCATAAATGGCTGTAAACGGTTCTGAGCCATCAGAGCAGATAAGATTTGGGTGTCACGAAAAGCACAAGTTCAAACAGGCGTTTCTGCTTGAATACAGTGGAGAGTATGGAGCGGCAAACATTAAATGGCATAAATTACAGTAATGTGAAAGTATTGCTCTTAGAGGTTTCTGTCACACAAGGCTCCAGCtattaagtcttttttttaaccaaatatgATTTAACTGTAATATCAGTTGCACTAGATGtgtacaataaagaaaaaaaatcacttataaTGGAACCTGTTGGACAGCATGAAGTTTGCTACAGGATCTTAAAAAGCACCAGATCATTCAGACTTTTTACAAGCCTGAGTTTCCTGACTGTCTGGCTCATTTAATTAGaaaatcagcaaaataaatattgtCTTTGTCATTGTAACATAACTAGACAGAATCTGAACCCAGAACCCCATCAAAAGCCCTGCAGGCCTCGCCGGCCCCAGTTAAGATCAGAGTTCATGATTCAGTAATAAGAAACCGAGACAGGGCAATAATTGCCTTCGTGACTGTTATCTAACTTTAAATCTTAATATAGTTCACATTTAAAAGTGTATAGATGGAtaccttcatttatttttaactactatttttaattcaatttaaccAGGAAATCCCCTGAGATGAAATCTCTTGTGAGGGATACCAGGAAAGAGGCTCACAGGTGCACTGTACacaaaaccaaataaacaggtacaaataattaaaatattacaaaagtcacttaaatacaaaaccaaacaaaaacaagatgaaAGAATAGAGAATAAAATCTCcataaaatagtttaaaaagtggttttGGAATAGTAATCACACTCTtcagagttttaaaaaatgttcgGGGGTTAATACATTTATCTTGAAAACAAGCAGATCTTTTGTTGCTCAACAGGAGAAAGGCCTACAAACAATGCATCAAACGGCGCATTCAAGCCACATCCGTCCATCAGCGCGAAAAGCCCTCCCCTTAGCAACAGCTCCACCAATCCCTGAATCAGGACCGCCACCCCCCCCCTCTTCGTCTCACAGCAGTGATTAAGAGGTTGTGGGATGAAGGGCATCCACAGACCGACTCAGTCCaccgggctgctgctgctcctccaaagTGCAGCGAGGACGCCGGGGGGGTCAGAGAGTTCGCGTCTCTAAAACgctgctgctctctgtctcCGCTCACACAATGGGGCTTTGAATCAAAATGGCTGCGTTGGTCAGTGTGCCTCAGCCCACTCCAGCAATCTGGGTCAGCGGCAGTGGTGACAGCTGGCCCCTCAGGGGGAAGCCACAGAGAGGTGGTTTCTTTGTCAGCTTAGCCGGCCAAAGCCGCCGGAAAATAAACCAAACTCATTCACGCAACTTTCATCTATCGAGATCACGGAGAGGACGTAAAACTTCAGGAAACCCGGCCCAGAAATTCAATGGGCTTCACCTGTTTCCCAGAAAATGATGAAAACGCTGAAAAGAGAAGAGCGTTAAAAGGCCAAACGTGCATCGAATGTTGACAGACTGTGGTAAAATGTTGCTGCAAGTAAGAGGAAGTGTCCCTAGCTTGGTAAATCTGTCCCTTACACAGTACGTcctaaaagtgaaagaaaaaaagagattgcACAGTAACAAAATAGCCTTGATATCTTTAAAGCTACATGTGTCCCGAAGCGTTGGTAGGAAAGGCCGATGCCAGAAAAACAGGAagggtaaaataaaaagctccTTGAACTTCATAATAATCCTTCATTAACATCTTGAATTATCCCCCTTTTCTAACAGTTTGCTgccattttcttgtattcttaCAGTTTCTTCTTGTATTTTTACAGTTTCAGTTTTTCCCAGGGTCACTTTGGCCACTTTTTCCCTCACAATAAGCTCAATGGTTTATCATTTTAATAAGAAGGATgttttttgtagatttttttttattgttacacCTCTTTTATTCCTGATTAATCAATCATCCAGGTATTGAAGGACTCCTAAACTGAAGGGCTGAACCATTTTTATGGCTACGTGTAACTAATTTTAGATATCTTCTGACGCTTTGTTCTAAGCAGCTTGACACAGAGTTCCCCTTTCTTTAGCCGACTCTgacaaatataaaagaaaacacacgGTTACACAACAGCCGCTGCTCCGGATGCGGCAGGTTTGCGCTCTAAACTCACCGCCATACTCAGGAGCAAAGGCCTTATTTACAGACTTCTTCCACACGGGAACTTACTGTTCACTAGTTTGGTTGCTTTAGCAATACACTTGTATATCTGCCTTTAATATTCTTATTCTTATACAGTATTTGCTTCAGGCAGCATACTGTTTTCTTGCATACATGAGACACATTGTCATTACTATAACTATGCTTTTGAAATTTTAGGGCAATTGAACATAaaattaaccattttttttttcatctggtaaaaactgaacaataaaTCACAGAAGCAACTACACTGGACTTAATTCAACCGTTATATTCTAGTTACGTGCTGAGCATTGTGCCTTCTTTAATGCTACTATTTGGGGAAAATGGtccttaaagcagcaccgtgtaagttttgacccaaataTTAGTTGCAATCTactaaatgatttttcaggtcaatatgtCAAATACAGCGTCTTGAAGCTCCGTGCcagctgcccttctcaaaaactgacCTGTGTAAGTTGATAAAGTCGGATCCgtcgctgaatgggtcatgtgacctagagacCCATTCTAGATTACTGCAGCCTGAGCTCAGACTGCTCTgacaacaaatcaaaacaaatgtgaCACCTGATCACATATCTTTAGAGGGGTGAATGTAGCCtttctttacaagtaactccatgacttctcaatcagctggtccaaagtggtctgctatcagactccaaaacacagagggagactgtttatttttgcgacagtgcagtgttgccagtggcctttaGGGGCGTTAGACCtgaaagttacaggtctagcgcccctagtggctaaacgTTACACTGTGCAGCTTTAAGCAGAATGGCTGTTCAAACTATACATTTACTCAGCGGTCATAATGACTGCTGAGTTGCTACATTTAATAATCTACGGGGAATTCTGTGTGACCATTTTTCCAAACTGACAGTATGTTTCATTtacccaccaaaaaaaaaaaaaacgagtgaTTACACATCTTTGTTGCAAAATTTAGAATCACATATCTGACTCGTTTGAGTCAACAGTCGTATCAGTACGCTGTCTTCATTTGTATCCAGTGAAGACAGCGTTTCTGATGTCGGTGGATTAGAAGGGAACAGACACGAATGAAACTCTTGTGAGATGTTGTGTGTTCAGCCTGACTTCctgcttgtgtttgttttttcaatgaTTCCCTGAAAGGTAGCCTcacgtttaaaaaaacagacaaccaGCATTCTGCTGGGACTCAGCCTCCCACCAACcagctcaaaaaataaaaaaacacacattattattattattattattattacacttgttaaataaatcagtaGGGCTCACTTTGGCACTaagaaagtaattatttttgttacacTGCCAGACtggacattaaaaataaataacaaaaaaataaatctggaagAATATCATAGTAAAATAATCATTTTGACAAACACAACATTCATAATCATACTTAACCTTAATAGCCTATCTATTGTGTATATCAAAAATAACCAATTTGTGCTCAGTTTGTTCTTATAATGCCTTTGGGTTGACTGGCTGGTGTGAAACGTATTCATTTCTTCCTTGGCTTAAGACCAACAATACGCAAAGTTTCATATTTACCTTCCTAACATTTTGCATAAGCTTGCTGACAGACGCTGCAAAAACATAACCTCCACCACTTTCTTGGGAGAGGTCATGAAAGTCAATgggaaatattaaaatgtgtgtaatAATGTCCCTGAAATCTACAAGTAgtattaaaaatattacattacaaCTACAAAGGATGCAAAGAATGGCAACTGGAGTTGGTAATTTCATCAAATGTGAAGTAGCTgctttacatccatccatccatcaattttttgacccgcttaatccctcatttCCCATCCTGTAATTGGTACGTTTATAATTATCAGTTGTATCACTGTCATCTAAGAAGTtacctttgaaatgttttagagTCATAGGCTCAGGGAACCGGGCTGAGGCAGCCTGCTGCACCAGGAGCAGTCGCAGGTTTTTGCATAAATGTAAAACACTGAGCTGTGGTATTTGAAGCTGATGAGGTGTCCTCCTCACATAGTGAGCTCTTGTAGTAAAGTCCAATGTGCTGAAAACACCAAAGG is a window encoding:
- the mid1ip1l gene encoding mid1-interacting protein 1-like; protein product: MMQISNDPASNKHSLLNVMHRFIAAANNMDETIMVPSLLRDVPLEEQANNNNNDDEEEAQVASNKQRDMYEHYLLLKSIKNDMEWGLLKREMSSGASFLEIAVKQEEQQQPPVKGELPVEDNADLEHQFHYHLRGLFGVLSKLTLQADHLTNRYKREIGGGNFMR